Proteins encoded within one genomic window of Cryptosporangium aurantiacum:
- a CDS encoding CynX/NimT family MFS transporter has protein sequence MSTDGRRTLVLGVAIALVAANLRPALASVGPVLSDIRADLGLSGTGASLLTSLPVVCLGLVAAAAPALSRRWGSERVIALVTAVITVALVLRVTDGRVALFVGSIVTAGAIAIANVLIPALIKRDFPGHTGSMTGVYTMALSGAAAVAAGVTVPLSESTDHGWRSGLAFWAIPALVAFVVWTTLVWLPGRRRSTTAPPHSAQGSLLRDPLAWSVTIFFGLQSLSFYSVLSWLPSIYRDAGYDAATAGLLLSISAFVQIPITLVLPSFAARATHQRWYALACTLTTGLGLAGILIAPTAAPYLWVVVLGIGQGGSFGVGLLLFSLRTRTTAATARLSAQAQTVGYLVAAAGPLLVGAVHDATGSWSMPVALLIALLVPQAVFGLLAGARRFVGPAPDAATARAEGTRAAERRSTTG, from the coding sequence GTGAGCACTGACGGCCGGCGGACGCTCGTCCTCGGCGTGGCCATCGCCTTGGTCGCGGCCAACCTCCGGCCCGCGCTGGCGAGCGTCGGGCCGGTGCTCTCCGACATCCGCGCCGACCTCGGCCTGTCCGGCACCGGCGCGTCGCTGCTCACTTCGCTACCGGTGGTCTGTCTCGGCCTGGTCGCCGCCGCCGCACCGGCCCTCTCTCGGCGGTGGGGCAGCGAGCGGGTGATCGCGCTGGTGACGGCCGTGATTACGGTCGCGCTGGTGCTCCGCGTGACCGACGGCCGGGTCGCGCTCTTCGTCGGCTCGATCGTGACCGCCGGCGCGATCGCGATCGCCAACGTGCTGATCCCCGCCCTGATCAAGCGTGACTTCCCCGGCCACACCGGCTCGATGACCGGCGTCTACACGATGGCGTTGTCCGGGGCGGCCGCGGTCGCCGCCGGAGTGACCGTTCCGCTCAGCGAGTCCACCGACCACGGTTGGCGCAGCGGGCTGGCGTTCTGGGCGATCCCGGCCCTGGTCGCGTTCGTGGTCTGGACGACGCTGGTCTGGCTACCCGGTCGGCGGAGGTCCACCACCGCACCACCGCACTCCGCCCAGGGCTCGCTCCTCCGCGACCCGCTCGCCTGGTCGGTCACGATCTTCTTCGGCCTGCAGTCGCTCTCCTTCTACAGCGTCCTGTCCTGGCTCCCGTCGATCTACCGCGACGCCGGCTACGACGCGGCCACCGCGGGCCTGCTGCTCTCGATCTCGGCGTTCGTCCAGATCCCGATCACGCTCGTGCTGCCGTCGTTCGCCGCCCGGGCGACCCACCAGCGCTGGTACGCGCTCGCCTGCACGCTGACCACCGGCCTGGGTCTGGCCGGCATCCTGATCGCCCCGACCGCCGCGCCGTACCTGTGGGTGGTCGTGCTCGGTATCGGGCAGGGCGGCTCGTTCGGCGTCGGGCTCCTGCTGTTCTCGCTGCGGACCCGCACCACCGCCGCGACGGCCCGCCTGTCCGCTCAGGCACAGACCGTCGGATACCTGGTGGCCGCCGCCGGACCGCTCCTGGTCGGCGCGGTCCACGACGCCACCGGGTCGTGGTCGATGCCGGTGGCGCTGCTGATCGCGCTGCTGGTTCCGCAGGCGGTGTTCGGCCTGCTAGCCGGTGCCCGCCGGTTCGTCGGCCCGGCACCGGACGCCGCGACGGCCCGGGCCGAGGGGACCCGGGCCGCCGAACGGCGCTCTACTACTGGATGA
- a CDS encoding S1 family peptidase, whose protein sequence is MPTPRHRRAPSASRRTATITSVLAGAVAAALAAFLATAPTAGATDAARPAKETTDTGPSAYSPAIKQIAVRALAAELGISEEDAEARLAQLDSRTRTAVTIQSALGSRVAGTWLSRTTGDLMVNVTDQDAADVVEDAGGTARLVSRSLPELQQIQAQLDAISRIPGTAWTVDAASNTVTVQVSDTAAADSRADAWLEKLEGYGDAVRVQRTTATFTTQAFFGGQAILNAAGGGRCTSAFNATDGQNAVVITAGHCTEAVQTWTDGQQVIGQSDLVEFPGNDYGTIEVDDPQSLDPQPAVINQNQLQPITGATLVPVGSPVCKTGSTTGTTCGVVQAYNTTVVYPEGQVRGLTQTDLCTQPGDSGGALFAGDQAQGIVSGGTNGGCDTFGFTSFFQPIDEVLADTGLQLIQ, encoded by the coding sequence TTAGCCGCCTTCCTGGCTACGGCACCGACGGCGGGAGCAACCGACGCGGCGCGGCCCGCGAAGGAGACGACGGACACCGGCCCCTCCGCGTACTCACCCGCGATCAAACAAATCGCGGTCCGCGCCCTCGCCGCGGAACTCGGGATCTCCGAAGAGGACGCCGAGGCGCGGCTGGCGCAGCTGGACAGCCGGACTCGGACCGCGGTGACGATCCAGAGCGCGCTGGGCAGCCGGGTCGCAGGCACCTGGCTGAGCCGCACGACCGGTGACCTGATGGTCAACGTCACCGACCAGGACGCTGCGGACGTGGTCGAGGACGCCGGTGGCACCGCGCGGCTGGTCAGCCGGAGCCTTCCCGAACTGCAGCAGATCCAGGCGCAGCTGGACGCGATCAGCCGCATCCCCGGTACCGCGTGGACCGTGGACGCCGCGAGCAACACGGTCACGGTCCAGGTCTCCGACACCGCGGCGGCGGACTCGCGCGCTGACGCCTGGCTGGAGAAGCTCGAAGGGTACGGCGACGCGGTCCGCGTGCAGCGCACCACCGCGACGTTCACCACCCAGGCGTTCTTCGGCGGGCAGGCGATCCTGAACGCTGCGGGCGGCGGACGGTGCACCTCGGCGTTCAACGCCACCGACGGTCAGAACGCGGTGGTGATCACCGCGGGCCACTGCACGGAGGCGGTGCAGACCTGGACCGACGGCCAGCAGGTGATCGGCCAGTCCGACCTGGTCGAGTTCCCCGGCAACGACTACGGGACGATCGAGGTCGACGACCCGCAGTCGCTCGACCCGCAGCCCGCGGTGATCAACCAGAACCAGCTGCAGCCGATCACCGGTGCCACGCTGGTGCCGGTCGGGTCGCCCGTCTGCAAGACCGGCTCGACGACCGGCACCACGTGCGGTGTCGTCCAGGCGTACAACACCACGGTGGTCTACCCCGAGGGCCAGGTGCGCGGGCTGACCCAGACCGATCTCTGCACCCAGCCCGGCGACAGCGGTGGTGCGCTGTTCGCTGGTGACCAGGCCCAGGGCATCGTCTCCGGCGGCACGAACGGCGGCTGCGACACGTTCGGGTTCACCTCGTTCTTCCAGCCGATCGACGAGGTGCTGGCAGACACCGGACTGCAGCTCATCCAGTAG